A single genomic interval of Ramlibacter sp. harbors:
- a CDS encoding anhydro-N-acetylmuramic acid kinase: MAELFVGLMSGTSMDGVDGVLADFSGPTPQVLAHAARPFEPGLRERLLALNASGPDELHQAALAANALVRVYAQVVQDLLDAQGLPASAVSAMGAHGQTVRHRPQAFDATGYTIQLNNPALLAELTGIDVVADFRSRDVAAGGQGAPLAPFFHQALLARPGQTTGVLNLGGIANLTLLGPTGSLSGFDCGPANALMDAWCALHTGQPFDRDGAWAASGAVLPGLLKALLAHPYFEQPPPKSTGRDLFNPDWLEAAMKGLGPLSPVDVQATLAELTAQSCAQALRRQGPQASELIVCGGGAFNRHLMARLATLLPGRAVLSSAERGLPPQQVEATAFAWLARKAVRREKLDLQSTTGAQGARVLGAIYPA; the protein is encoded by the coding sequence ATGGCGGAGCTTTTCGTCGGCCTGATGTCCGGCACCTCGATGGACGGGGTGGATGGGGTGCTGGCGGATTTCTCGGGCCCCACACCGCAGGTGCTGGCGCATGCTGCCAGGCCATTTGAACCCGGCCTGCGCGAGCGCCTGCTGGCGCTCAACGCCAGCGGGCCCGACGAACTGCACCAGGCGGCGCTGGCGGCCAATGCGCTGGTTCGTGTCTATGCCCAGGTCGTGCAGGACCTGCTGGACGCCCAAGGCCTGCCTGCATCAGCCGTGAGCGCCATGGGCGCCCACGGGCAAACCGTGCGGCATCGTCCCCAGGCTTTTGACGCAACCGGCTACACGATCCAGCTGAACAACCCGGCGCTGCTGGCCGAATTGACCGGCATCGACGTGGTGGCCGACTTCCGCAGCCGCGACGTGGCGGCCGGTGGCCAGGGCGCGCCGCTCGCCCCCTTTTTCCACCAGGCGCTGCTGGCGCGGCCCGGCCAGACCACGGGCGTGCTGAACCTGGGCGGCATCGCCAACCTGACCCTGCTGGGGCCAACGGGCAGCCTGAGCGGCTTTGACTGCGGTCCGGCCAATGCGCTGATGGACGCCTGGTGCGCGCTCCACACCGGCCAGCCGTTCGACCGCGACGGGGCCTGGGCCGCCAGCGGCGCCGTGCTGCCGGGCCTGTTGAAGGCCCTGCTGGCCCACCCCTACTTCGAACAGCCTCCGCCCAAGAGCACGGGGCGCGACCTGTTCAACCCCGACTGGCTTGAAGCGGCCATGAAGGGCCTTGGCCCCTTGAGCCCCGTGGACGTGCAGGCCACTCTGGCAGAACTCACGGCCCAAAGCTGTGCCCAGGCCCTGCGGCGGCAGGGCCCGCAGGCCAGTGAACTCATTGTTTGTGGCGGCGGGGCTTTCAACCGCCACCTGATGGCACGCCTGGCCACCCTGCTCCCGGGCCGTGCGGTGCTGTCCAGCGCCGAGCGGGGCCTGCCGCCCCAGCAGGTCGAGGCCACGGCCTTTGCCTGGCTCGCGCGCAAGGCCGTGCGGCGCGAAAAACTGGACCTGCAAAGCACCACGGGCGCCCAGGGCGCCCGTGTGTTGGGAGCGATCTACCCGGCCTGA
- the paaB gene encoding 1,2-phenylacetyl-CoA epoxidase subunit B, translating to MSTTQNEWPLWEVFVRSKQGLEHKHCGSLHAVDAAQALQMARDVYTRRQEGVSLWVVPSAAITASEPDDKAEFFEPMADKIYRHPTFYDIPDEVGHM from the coding sequence ATGAGCACCACCCAGAACGAATGGCCCCTGTGGGAAGTCTTTGTACGGTCCAAGCAGGGCCTCGAACACAAGCACTGCGGCAGCCTGCATGCGGTGGACGCGGCGCAGGCGCTGCAGATGGCCCGCGACGTCTACACCCGGCGCCAGGAAGGCGTGAGCCTGTGGGTCGTGCCCTCGGCCGCCATCACCGCGAGCGAGCCCGACGACAAGGCCGAGTTCTTCGAGCCCATGGCCGACAAGATCTACCGCCACCCCACGTTCTACGACATCCCCGACGAAGTGGGGCACATGTGA
- a CDS encoding porin translates to MKTKLILAGTLAAWAGMAAAQSSVQLMGTADIYAGSKRMAGDAGRASVVNSGGMTTSWFGVKGTEDLGGGLQAKFALTSFIQVDSGNQGRFPNDPFFSRDANVSLAGSFGTVTLGRGLAPNFLPTVIFNPFGDSFTFAPLVLHANVPLFNGTGWAATTPSDTGWANEIIYSTPNFSGLSANVHYQFGEVAGDSGPKNVGLNVLYFNGPFAATAFYERDQITNPAASAPFATGDKKTDWMLGASYDAKVVKGFLTYGKAKSDKLVPQAKTVSLGASVPVGLGKVLVGAARTKVEPGNTRSTFSLGYDYNLSKSTDVYAMYMRDRITTFSSGTSFGAGIRKRF, encoded by the coding sequence ATGAAAACAAAACTGATTCTGGCCGGCACCCTGGCCGCCTGGGCCGGCATGGCGGCGGCGCAAAGCTCGGTCCAGCTGATGGGGACCGCCGACATCTATGCAGGTTCCAAGCGCATGGCGGGCGACGCCGGCCGGGCCTCGGTGGTCAACAGCGGTGGCATGACGACCTCATGGTTCGGGGTGAAGGGCACGGAAGACCTGGGTGGTGGCCTGCAGGCCAAGTTCGCCCTGACTTCGTTCATCCAGGTGGACTCAGGCAACCAGGGGCGCTTTCCGAATGACCCGTTTTTCTCGCGCGACGCCAATGTGAGCCTGGCGGGCAGCTTTGGCACGGTCACGCTGGGCCGCGGCCTGGCGCCCAACTTCCTGCCCACGGTGATCTTCAACCCGTTTGGCGATTCGTTCACCTTCGCACCGCTGGTGCTGCACGCCAACGTGCCGCTGTTCAACGGCACGGGCTGGGCCGCCACCACCCCGTCAGACACGGGCTGGGCCAACGAGATCATTTACAGCACGCCCAACTTCTCAGGCCTGTCAGCCAACGTGCATTACCAGTTTGGCGAAGTGGCGGGCGACTCCGGCCCCAAGAACGTCGGCCTGAATGTGCTCTATTTCAATGGCCCGTTTGCCGCCACGGCCTTCTACGAGCGCGACCAGATCACCAACCCGGCCGCCTCGGCGCCGTTTGCCACGGGTGACAAGAAGACCGACTGGATGCTGGGCGCCTCGTATGACGCCAAGGTGGTCAAGGGCTTCCTGACCTACGGCAAGGCAAAGTCCGACAAGCTGGTGCCCCAGGCCAAAACGGTGTCCCTCGGCGCCTCGGTGCCGGTGGGTCTGGGCAAGGTCCTGGTGGGGGCTGCCCGGACCAAGGTCGAGCCGGGCAACACGCGCAGCACGTTCTCGCTGGGCTACGACTACAACCTGTCCAAGAGCACCGACGTGTACGCCATGTACATGCGCGACAGGATCACCACCTTCAGCAGCGGCACCAGCTTTGGCGCCGGCATCCGCAAGCGCTTCTGA
- a CDS encoding M23 family metallopeptidase yields the protein MNNGLIAAGSALLFRLAHTIEHHPKQVTALVAALMLGGGGGAYAVASLAPDAADLPVHEVIESVQTLPLQTQIESLDVHRFKLFRSELTRSSDTAEALLKRLGIDDLAAAAFLRNDANFRNGLLGRAGRTVTAEADDHNGLLKLSARWTPEDDGKFSRLVVEKNATGFASRIESAPLAASSRLGSGTIKSSLFAATDESRIPDAVAVQVAEIFSGDIDFHRALRKGDRFSVIYESLEADGEPLRTGRVLSAEFVNNGKTYQAMWFQEPGQKGGYYTLDGQSLRRAFLTSPMEFSRVTSGFKMRFHPILQKWRAHLGVDYAAPTGTPVRTVGDGVVEFAGVQNGFGNVVFVKHRNNNTTVYAHLSRIFVRRGQSVSQGDKIGAVGSTGWATGPHLHFEFRVNGHHQDPLTIAKQSESIPVSASAKPAFDRVAAVMRGQLAAADSVQQASAQ from the coding sequence TTGAACAACGGCTTGATCGCCGCCGGCAGCGCATTGTTGTTCCGGTTGGCCCATACGATTGAACACCATCCCAAACAGGTGACCGCGCTGGTCGCCGCGCTGATGCTGGGCGGCGGCGGCGGCGCCTACGCCGTGGCCTCGCTGGCGCCCGATGCAGCCGACCTGCCGGTGCACGAGGTCATTGAATCGGTCCAGACCCTGCCCCTGCAAACCCAGATCGAGTCGCTCGACGTCCACCGCTTCAAGCTGTTCCGCTCCGAGCTGACCCGGTCCAGCGACACCGCCGAAGCGCTGCTCAAGCGGCTGGGCATTGACGATCTGGCCGCAGCCGCGTTCCTGCGCAATGACGCCAACTTCCGCAACGGGCTGCTCGGGCGCGCCGGCCGCACCGTCACGGCCGAGGCCGACGACCACAATGGCCTGCTCAAACTCAGCGCACGCTGGACACCGGAAGACGACGGCAAGTTCAGCCGCCTGGTGGTCGAGAAAAATGCAACGGGTTTCGCCTCACGCATCGAAAGCGCCCCGCTCGCGGCCTCCAGCCGGCTGGGCAGCGGCACCATCAAGTCATCGCTGTTCGCCGCCACCGACGAGTCGCGCATCCCCGATGCCGTGGCCGTGCAGGTGGCCGAGATTTTCTCGGGCGACATCGACTTCCACCGCGCGCTGCGCAAGGGCGACCGCTTCAGCGTGATCTACGAATCGCTCGAGGCCGATGGCGAGCCCCTGCGCACGGGGCGTGTGCTGTCGGCCGAGTTCGTCAACAACGGCAAGACCTACCAGGCCATGTGGTTCCAGGAACCCGGCCAGAAGGGCGGCTACTACACGCTGGACGGCCAGAGCCTGCGCCGCGCCTTCCTCACGTCGCCCATGGAGTTCTCGCGCGTGACCAGCGGCTTCAAGATGCGCTTCCACCCGATCCTCCAGAAGTGGCGGGCCCACCTCGGGGTGGACTACGCCGCGCCCACGGGCACGCCGGTGCGCACGGTGGGCGACGGCGTGGTCGAGTTTGCCGGTGTGCAAAACGGCTTCGGCAACGTGGTGTTTGTGAAGCACCGCAACAACAACACCACGGTCTATGCCCACCTCAGCCGGATTTTTGTCCGGCGCGGCCAGAGCGTGAGCCAGGGCGACAAGATCGGCGCCGTGGGCTCCACAGGCTGGGCCACGGGGCCGCACCTGCACTTTGAATTCCGCGTGAACGGGCACCACCAGGACCCGCTGACCATTGCCAAGCAGAGCGAATCGATCCCGGTGTCTGCCTCGGCCAAGCCGGCGTTTGACCGGGTGGCCGCCGTGATGCGGGGCCAACTGGCCGCCGCCGACTCGGTGCAGCAAGCCAGCGCCCAGTAG
- the erpA gene encoding iron-sulfur cluster insertion protein ErpA, which yields MSAVAENIQTDMPAPLIFTDSAAGKVADLIAEEGNPDLKLRVFVQGGGCSGFQYGFTFDEITNEDDTVMTKNGVSLLIDAMSYQYLVGAEIDYKEDLQGAQFVIKNPNATSTCGCGSSFST from the coding sequence ATGAGCGCAGTTGCCGAAAACATCCAGACCGACATGCCCGCACCGCTGATCTTCACCGACAGCGCCGCAGGCAAGGTGGCGGACCTGATTGCCGAAGAAGGCAATCCTGACCTGAAGCTGCGCGTGTTTGTGCAGGGCGGTGGCTGTTCGGGCTTCCAGTACGGCTTTACCTTCGACGAAATCACCAACGAAGACGATACGGTGATGACCAAGAATGGCGTCTCGCTGCTGATCGACGCCATGAGCTACCAGTACCTGGTGGGCGCCGAGATCGACTACAAGGAAGACCTGCAGGGCGCGCAGTTCGTGATCAAGAACCCCAACGCCACCAGCACCTGTGGCTGTGGTTCGAGCTTCTCGACCTGA
- the rplM gene encoding 50S ribosomal protein L13 produces MTKTFSAKPADVTHEWFVIDATDKVLGRVASEVALRLRGKHKAIYTPHVDTGDFIVIINAAQLRVTGAKPLDKVYYRHSGYPGGITATNFRDMQAKHPGRALEKAVKGMLPKGPLGYAMIKKLKVYGGAEHPHSAQQPKVLDIPGISVNAQREAAK; encoded by the coding sequence ATGACCAAAACGTTCAGCGCCAAACCCGCTGACGTGACGCACGAGTGGTTTGTGATTGACGCGACCGACAAGGTCCTCGGACGAGTAGCCAGCGAAGTTGCTCTCCGTTTGCGCGGCAAACACAAGGCCATTTACACGCCTCACGTCGATACCGGTGACTTCATCGTCATCATCAACGCAGCCCAGCTGCGCGTCACCGGCGCCAAGCCGCTTGACAAGGTGTACTACCGCCACTCCGGTTACCCGGGCGGTATCACGGCCACCAACTTCCGCGACATGCAAGCCAAGCACCCGGGCCGCGCCCTGGAAAAGGCCGTCAAGGGCATGCTGCCCAAGGGCCCGCTGGGTTACGCGATGATCAAGAAGCTCAAGGTCTACGGTGGTGCCGAGCATCCCCATAGCGCCCAGCAGCCCAAGGTGCTGGACATTCCTGGCATCTCTGTCAACGCCCAACGGGAGGCCGCCAAATGA
- a CDS encoding 23S rRNA (adenine(2030)-N(6))-methyltransferase RlmJ yields the protein MFSYRHAFHAGNHADVLKHTVLVAMLRHLTEKDAALTVLDSHAGAGLYRLDGDYAQTSGEASDGFLKLAGATDLAPALADYAAVVASFNARGKARVYPGSPFVAHHVLRPHDRLKLFELHPTDARALDGNIAQLEAGRQIAVFAEDGFEGVKKFLPPPARRALLLCDPSYEIKTDYARTAAMVADALKRFATGTYAVWYPIIPRPEAHDLPRKLKTLANKAGKSWLHATLTVKSSKITTDAAGEDKRPGLPASGMFVINPPHTLKAALQPALPQMVALLGQDRHAAFGLDSGG from the coding sequence ATGTTCAGTTACCGCCACGCCTTCCACGCCGGCAACCATGCCGACGTGCTCAAGCACACCGTGCTGGTGGCCATGCTGCGCCACCTGACCGAAAAGGACGCGGCCCTGACCGTGCTGGACAGTCACGCCGGCGCTGGCCTGTACCGGCTTGACGGCGACTACGCCCAGACCAGCGGCGAGGCGTCTGACGGTTTCCTGAAGCTTGCCGGGGCGACCGACCTAGCGCCCGCGCTGGCGGATTACGCCGCCGTGGTGGCCAGCTTCAACGCCAGGGGCAAGGCCCGGGTGTACCCGGGCTCCCCCTTTGTGGCCCACCACGTGCTGCGGCCCCATGACCGGCTCAAGCTGTTTGAGCTGCACCCGACCGATGCCCGTGCCCTGGACGGCAACATCGCGCAGCTGGAGGCCGGGCGGCAGATTGCGGTGTTCGCGGAAGACGGCTTTGAGGGCGTCAAGAAGTTCCTGCCGCCGCCGGCCCGCCGGGCCCTGCTGCTGTGCGACCCGAGCTACGAGATCAAGACCGATTACGCGCGCACCGCCGCCATGGTGGCCGACGCGCTCAAGCGCTTTGCCACCGGCACCTATGCCGTGTGGTACCCCATCATCCCGCGCCCCGAGGCCCACGACCTGCCGCGCAAGCTCAAGACGCTGGCCAACAAGGCCGGCAAGAGCTGGCTCCATGCCACCCTGACGGTCAAGTCCAGCAAGATCACCACGGACGCGGCGGGGGAAGACAAACGCCCCGGCCTGCCGGCCAGCGGCATGTTCGTCATCAATCCGCCCCACACCCTGAAGGCCGCGCTGCAGCCGGCCCTGCCCCAGATGGTGGCGCTGCTCGGGCAGGACCGCCACGCCGCCTTCGGGCTGGACAGCGGCGGCTGA
- the paaK gene encoding phenylacetate-CoA oxygenase/reductase subunit PaaK, translated as MSTPHFHALTVTRVTPEAAGAAAITFSVPAELRDTFDFSPGQFLTLRARIDGAETRRSYSICSPHARYRQSHELEVGIKPVEGGVFSRWAVAHLRAGDTLDVMPPDGRFTPRHAGAMHRVAFAAGSGITPVLSIIASTLAAEPASRFTLVYSNQRVNTIMFNEALQDLKDQYPARLSLIHLLSRQPQEVALLNGRLDEAKVHELLGSVLPVTAMDEVFICGPEGMIDTTERALLAAGLPRERVHCERFFAAGTVATKSVAESGRPARTTAPNDSKHVLDVVMDGKTHHLAMGADDHVLDVALDAGLDLPYSCKGGVCCTCRARVLEGQVQMDKNFTLEPWEIEKGFVLTCQSRPLTTRVVVSYDER; from the coding sequence ATGTCCACACCCCATTTCCATGCGCTCACGGTCACACGGGTCACGCCGGAAGCGGCCGGTGCCGCGGCCATCACCTTCTCGGTGCCCGCGGAACTGCGGGACACCTTCGACTTTTCTCCGGGCCAGTTCCTGACCCTGCGCGCCCGCATTGACGGCGCAGAGACACGGCGCAGCTATTCGATCTGCAGCCCGCACGCGCGCTACCGGCAGTCGCATGAGCTGGAGGTGGGCATCAAGCCCGTGGAGGGCGGGGTGTTCTCGCGCTGGGCCGTGGCCCACCTGCGCGCCGGTGACACGCTGGACGTGATGCCGCCCGACGGCCGCTTCACGCCGCGCCACGCGGGCGCGATGCACCGCGTGGCCTTTGCCGCGGGCTCGGGCATCACGCCCGTGCTGTCCATCATCGCCAGCACGCTGGCGGCCGAGCCCGCCTCGCGCTTCACGCTGGTCTACAGCAACCAGCGCGTCAACACCATCATGTTCAACGAGGCGCTGCAGGACCTGAAGGACCAGTACCCCGCGCGCCTGAGCCTGATCCACCTGCTGTCGCGCCAGCCCCAGGAAGTGGCCCTGCTCAATGGCCGGCTCGACGAAGCCAAGGTCCACGAGCTGCTGGGCAGCGTGCTGCCCGTGACGGCCATGGACGAGGTCTTCATCTGCGGGCCCGAGGGCATGATCGACACCACGGAGCGCGCGCTGCTGGCCGCCGGCCTGCCGCGCGAGCGCGTGCATTGCGAACGCTTTTTTGCGGCAGGCACGGTTGCTACAAAATCTGTAGCTGAAAGTGGCCGCCCGGCAAGGACTACAGCCCCAAACGACTCCAAACATGTGCTGGATGTGGTGATGGACGGCAAAACCCACCACCTGGCCATGGGCGCCGACGACCATGTGCTGGACGTGGCGCTGGACGCCGGGCTGGACCTGCCTTATTCCTGCAAGGGCGGCGTGTGCTGCACCTGCCGCGCCCGGGTGCTTGAGGGTCAAGTCCAGATGGACAAGAACTTTACACTCGAGCCATGGGAAATCGAAAAAGGCTTTGTGCTGACCTGCCAGTCGCGTCCGCTGACCACCCGCGTGGTGGTCAGCTATGACGAGCGCTGA
- a CDS encoding polymer-forming cytoskeletal protein — MFGKKAQPPIKSLIAQGSRIEGNLKFTDGLRVDGEIMGDIRANPESPSILVISESASVHGEIHADHVIINGSIRGPVHALELLELQPKARIEGDVHYKAVEMHQGATISGQLHPTQGSDEKPLLKLAANNF; from the coding sequence ATGTTTGGCAAAAAGGCACAACCGCCGATCAAAAGCCTGATCGCCCAGGGCAGCCGTATCGAAGGCAATCTCAAGTTCACCGACGGCCTGCGGGTTGACGGCGAGATCATGGGCGACATCCGGGCCAACCCCGAAAGCCCGAGCATTCTGGTCATATCCGAGAGTGCCAGCGTGCATGGCGAGATCCATGCCGACCACGTCATCATCAACGGCAGCATTCGCGGCCCGGTCCATGCCCTGGAACTGCTGGAACTCCAGCCCAAGGCCCGGATCGAAGGCGATGTGCACTACAAAGCCGTCGAAATGCACCAGGGCGCGACGATCTCGGGCCAGTTGCACCCGACCCAGGGTTCCGACGAAAAGCCCTTACTGAAACTGGCGGCAAATAACTTCTGA
- the paaC gene encoding phenylacetate-CoA oxygenase subunit PaaC: MGQAKHAPLDYLLHLADNALVLGQRNAEWCGHGPVLEEDIALANISLDLIGQARLLYQHVATLKGDGSTEDSLAYLRDPQEFRNYTLLELPHHGPLAGTATADRDYATTIVRNFLFSTLMVLLWDALQSHEDAQLAAIAAKSSKEVRYHLRHARDWLVRLGDGTDESHARTQAALNHLMPYTQEFWADADARTAALREAWDAEVNDALAEATLTRPSGSGHLSRGKQGQHSEHLSYLLGEMQGLARQHPGAVW, translated from the coding sequence ATGGGGCAGGCCAAGCACGCCCCGCTGGACTACCTGCTGCACCTGGCCGACAACGCGCTGGTGCTGGGCCAGCGCAATGCCGAATGGTGCGGCCACGGCCCGGTGCTCGAAGAAGACATTGCACTGGCCAACATCAGCCTGGATTTGATCGGCCAGGCGCGCCTGCTGTACCAGCATGTGGCCACGCTCAAGGGCGATGGCAGCACCGAAGACTCACTGGCCTACCTGCGTGACCCGCAGGAGTTTCGCAACTACACGCTGCTCGAATTGCCCCACCACGGCCCGCTGGCCGGCACGGCCACGGCCGACCGCGATTACGCCACCACCATCGTGCGCAACTTCCTGTTCAGCACGCTGATGGTGCTGCTGTGGGACGCCCTGCAAAGCCACGAGGACGCCCAGCTGGCCGCCATCGCCGCCAAGTCGTCCAAGGAAGTGCGCTACCACCTGCGCCATGCGCGCGACTGGCTGGTGCGCCTGGGCGATGGCACCGACGAGTCCCATGCCCGCACCCAGGCCGCGCTGAACCACCTGATGCCCTACACCCAGGAGTTCTGGGCCGACGCCGACGCGCGGACCGCCGCCCTGCGCGAAGCCTGGGACGCCGAGGTCAACGACGCGCTGGCCGAGGCCACGCTCACGCGCCCGTCCGGCAGCGGCCACCTGTCGCGCGGCAAGCAGGGCCAGCATTCCGAACACCTGAGCTACCTGCTGGGCGAGATGCAGGGCCTGGCGCGCCAGCACCCGGGAGCCGTGTGGTGA
- the rpsI gene encoding 30S ribosomal protein S9 has translation MIGEWNNGTGRRKSSVARVFLKKGTGKITVNGKDIQAYFGRETSIMIAKQPLMLTNHAETFDIQINVHGGGESGQAGAARHGITRALIDYDASLKPALSQAGFVTRDAREVERKKVGLHSARRRKQFSKR, from the coding sequence ATGATTGGTGAATGGAACAATGGCACCGGCCGTCGCAAATCCAGCGTCGCCCGCGTGTTTCTGAAAAAGGGCACCGGCAAGATCACGGTGAACGGCAAGGACATCCAGGCCTATTTCGGCCGCGAGACGTCCATCATGATTGCCAAGCAGCCCCTGATGCTGACCAACCATGCCGAGACGTTTGACATCCAGATCAACGTGCATGGCGGTGGTGAGTCCGGCCAGGCCGGCGCTGCACGCCACGGCATCACCCGCGCCCTGATCGACTATGACGCGTCGCTCAAGCCGGCCCTGAGCCAGGCCGGCTTCGTGACCCGCGACGCCCGCGAGGTCGAGCGCAAGAAGGTCGGCCTGCACTCCGCACGCCGCCGCAAGCAGTTCAGCAAGCGCTAA
- the paaA gene encoding 1,2-phenylacetyl-CoA epoxidase subunit A — MYTQALDLPNPARDTPLKPVAPPANPASAALQQRFDEKIDANGKIEPQDWMPEAYRKTLVRQISQHAHSEIIGMQPEGNWISRAPSLKRKAILLAKVQDEGGHGLYLYSAGETLGTSRDQMLDALHTGRAKYSSIFNYPTLTWADVGVIGWLVDGAAIMNQVPICRCSYGPYARAMIRICKEESFHQRQGFESLMAQMTGTPAQRAMVQDAVNRWWWPVLAMFGPPDADSPNSAQGMRWGIKRISNDDLRQKFVDATVPQAKVLGVTLPDPDLKWNEARQQHDYGAIDWDEFWATVNGNGPCNAERLATRVKAHNDGQWVRDAALAHARKQKQRALKEAA, encoded by the coding sequence ATGTACACCCAAGCCCTCGACCTCCCGAACCCGGCACGCGACACGCCGCTCAAGCCGGTCGCACCGCCCGCCAACCCGGCCAGCGCGGCGCTTCAGCAACGCTTTGACGAGAAGATCGATGCCAACGGCAAGATCGAGCCGCAGGACTGGATGCCCGAGGCCTACCGCAAGACGCTGGTGCGCCAGATCAGCCAGCATGCGCACAGCGAGATCATCGGCATGCAGCCCGAGGGCAACTGGATCAGCCGCGCCCCCAGCCTCAAGCGCAAGGCCATCCTGCTGGCCAAGGTGCAGGACGAGGGCGGCCACGGCCTGTACCTGTACAGCGCGGGCGAAACCCTGGGCACCAGCCGCGACCAGATGCTGGACGCGCTGCACACCGGCCGCGCCAAGTACAGCTCCATCTTCAACTACCCCACGCTGACCTGGGCCGATGTGGGCGTGATCGGCTGGCTGGTGGACGGCGCGGCCATCATGAACCAGGTGCCGATCTGCCGCTGCAGCTACGGGCCCTACGCCCGCGCCATGATCCGCATCTGCAAGGAAGAAAGCTTTCACCAGCGCCAGGGCTTTGAGAGCCTGATGGCCCAGATGACCGGCACCCCCGCCCAGCGCGCCATGGTGCAGGACGCGGTGAACCGCTGGTGGTGGCCGGTGCTGGCCATGTTTGGCCCGCCCGACGCCGACAGCCCCAACAGCGCGCAGGGCATGCGCTGGGGCATCAAGCGCATCAGCAACGACGACCTGCGCCAGAAGTTTGTCGACGCCACGGTGCCGCAGGCCAAAGTCCTGGGCGTCACCCTGCCCGACCCCGACCTGAAGTGGAACGAGGCCAGGCAGCAGCACGACTACGGCGCCATCGACTGGGACGAGTTCTGGGCCACCGTCAACGGCAACGGCCCCTGCAACGCGGAGCGGCTGGCCACGCGCGTCAAGGCCCACAACGACGGCCAGTGGGTGCGCGACGCCGCCCTGGCCCATGCGCGCAAGCAAAAACAGCGCGCGCTGAAGGAGGCCGCATGA
- the paaJ gene encoding phenylacetate-CoA oxygenase subunit PaaJ: MVTLAQRAWDALEGVPDPEIPVVSIRELGILREVNEHNGALEVVITPTYSGCPAMGQIEDDVRAALAARHLNATVVTRLAPAWTTDWISEPGRAKLKAFGIAPPHQAAGSAAPNASVLQFARRKPGAPDAVACPHCQSLNTTETSHFGSTACKALYKCLDCLEPFDYFKPY, encoded by the coding sequence GTGGTGACGCTGGCCCAGCGCGCCTGGGACGCGCTGGAAGGCGTGCCCGACCCCGAGATCCCCGTGGTGTCGATCCGCGAGCTGGGCATCCTGCGCGAGGTCAACGAACACAACGGCGCGCTGGAGGTGGTCATCACCCCCACCTACAGCGGCTGCCCGGCCATGGGGCAGATCGAAGACGACGTGCGCGCGGCCCTCGCGGCCCGGCACCTGAATGCCACGGTGGTCACCCGCCTGGCCCCGGCCTGGACCACCGACTGGATCAGCGAGCCCGGCCGCGCCAAGCTCAAGGCCTTTGGCATTGCCCCGCCGCACCAGGCCGCCGGCAGCGCAGCGCCAAACGCCAGCGTGCTGCAGTTCGCGCGCCGGAAACCCGGTGCCCCGGACGCCGTGGCCTGCCCGCACTGTCAGTCGCTGAACACCACCGAAACCTCGCATTTCGGCTCCACGGCCTGCAAGGCACTCTACAAGTGCCTGGACTGCCTCGAACCGTTTGACTACTTCAAGCCCTACTGA